A part of Setaria viridis chromosome 8, Setaria_viridis_v4.0, whole genome shotgun sequence genomic DNA contains:
- the LOC117866928 gene encoding uncharacterized protein translates to MRPIITTGAEPGRGDLMKGQSLAPAVEELWQTWEIHSMILVGLFLQVFLFLFSGKRMRSNKTLGHIVLWLAYLSADSVATFVLGHLAVRAIEPSDQGLMSFWAPFALVHLGGQETMTAFSMQDNELWKRHLLNLVIQAAVAGYVVGKASWPDRRLKMALVLVFVSGFCKYALRTMYLYLARPNFLKSKFAWKLYGQGKTSYEDNRERAINDMEGVLYGSLCKGSTERPLFRESFSLTTDIMAGDAPLNTVRSITLAETGKLPGMLDKFLSRDDHHNAYEYVGTLLAQCYSRLYTKGFVREQLAGFTLCQRKEGPTTSFGSLKSLRTRTIIFQIYFSGSLFPYVAMPIALVLFATAEKGDPLLHSSRGRVDIMVSYLLLVGAIVLDVSSVVSFFFSRFSSKCCSKKKLWSQKLNQYNMINSAEVSNKFVRYIWEKCGYERDADLSMPIKKFILDTLLVSGTRKEWNIASTRGQLALHHRKATTSTLRALEESVRTGVDFPRSVLIWHIATDICFRYSGDKDAATTYSADGLLKKHCYKQMSKELSNYIMYLVFKCGVMLTTYSHVVHDETLYEIAKKLSTYRGNCVNPGDLKDAVITKVLLSEEIKMEREESKEQVEISKVEHEGESNEEDERDEIVQLEHEESANDDNNDAAAEDHMKKLCQSAEALYSSPVLPRAREVAQELISIKDEAERWDLIAAVWAEMLYYTAPRCGAAFHAEHLAKGGEFVTHVFVLMYLLGPFLPPPGA, encoded by the exons ATGAGGCCCATTATAACTACTGGTGCCGAACCTGGCAGGGGCGATCTGATGAAAGGACAAAG CTTGGCGCCTGCTGTCGAAGAGCTGTGGCAAACGTGGGAGATCCACAGCATGATCCTCGTCGGCCTGTTCCTGCaagtcttcctcttcctcttttcGGGCAAACGGATGCGTAGCAACAAGACCCTGGGGCACATTGTTTTGTGGCTTGCCTACTTATCAGCCGACTCAGTGGCCACCTTCGTGCTGGGCCACCTCGCGGTCCGCGCGATCGAGCCGAGCGACCAGGGGCTCATGTCCTTCTGGGCGCCGTTCGCGCTCGTCCACCTGGGCGGGCAGGAGACCATGACGGCCTTCTCCATGCAGGACAACGAGCTGTGGAAGCGGCACCTACTGAACCTGGTCATCCAGGCAGCAGTCGCCGGCTACGTCGTGGGCAAGGCCTCTTGGCCGGACCGCCGGCTCAAGATGGCGTTGGTTCTCGTGTTCGTCTCTGGGTTCTGCAAGTACGCGTTGCGTACTATGTACCTCTACCTTGCGAGACCAAATTTTCTGAAGAGCAAATTTGCATGGAAGCTATACGGGCAAGGCAAAACTTCTTATGAGGACAACAGGGAAAGAGCCATAAATGACATGGAGGGAGTTCTTTATGGGTCGTTGTGCAAAGGCAGTACAGAGCGTCCACTGTTCAGGGAGTCCTTCAGTCTCACAACTGACATCATGGCAGGGGATGCTCCCCTCAATACAGTGCGGAGCATCACCTTAGCAGAGACTGGGAAGCTACCAGGCATGCTCGACAAGTTCCTGTCTCGTGATGACCACCACAACGCCTACGAGTACGTGGGAACACTTCTGGCACAGTGCTACTCGCGACTCTACACCAAAGGTTTTGTTCGAGAGCAGTTGGCGGGTTTCACACTGTGTCAGCGCAAGGAGGGACCCACTACATCATTTGGATCTTTAAAATCTTTGCGTACCCGGACTATAATCTTTCAAATCTACTTTTCGGGCAGCCTCTTCCCCTATGTCGCAATGCCGATAGCCCTGGTGCTCTTCGCGACCGCCGAAAAGGGGGACCCACTACTCCATAGTAGCAGAGGCAGAGTTGATATCATGGTGTCCTACCTACTGCTTGTGGGAGCAATAGTACTAGATGTGTCATCTGTTGTCAGCTTCTTTTTCTCCCGCTTCAGTTCCAAATGCTGCTCCAAGAAGAAACTGTGGTCCCAAAAGCTCAACCAATACAACATGATCAATAGTGCAGAGGTATCCAACAAGTTTGTTAGATATATATGGGAAAAGTGTGGCTACGAACGTGATGCAGACCTCAGTATGCCCATCAAGAAGTTCATCCTCGACACTTTGTTAGTCTCGGGAACAAGAAAAGAATGGAACATTGCCAGCACCCGTGGCCAGCTAGCGCTTCATCACCGCAAGGCGACGACAAGCACACTAAGAGCACTTGAGGAGAGCGTCAGAACCGGTGTTGATTTCCCAAGAAGCGTGCTCATATGGCACATTGCAACAGACATCTGCTTTCGTTACTCCGGCGACAAGGACGCCGCCACCACTTATTCTGCTGATGGATTATTGAAGAAGCATTGCTATAAGCAGATGAGCAAAGAGCTATCAAACTACATCATGTACCTTGTCTTCAAGTGCGGTGTGATGCTTACTACCTACTCCCATGTTGTACATGACGAAACCCTATATGAAATTGCAAAAAAGCTATCAACGTATCGAGGAAATTGTGTTAATCCAGGTGATCTCAAGGATGCTGTCATCACGAAGGTTCTTCTTTCTGAAGAAATCAAGATGGAGCGTGAAGAATCAAAGGAACAAGTTGAAATAAGCAAGGTCGAGCATGAAGGAGAATCCAACGAGGAGGACGAACGAGATGAAATTGTCCAGTTAGAGCATGAAGAATCGGCCAACGATGACAATAACGACGCAGCTGCCGAGGATCACATGAAGAAACTCTGTCAGAGTGCTGAAGCTCTATATTCTTCTCCAGTGCTGCCCCGTGCACGTGAGGTGGCCCAGGAGCTGATTAGCATCAAGGATGAAGCTGAGCGCTGGGACCTCATTGCCGCGGTGTGGGCGGAGATGCTTTACTACACCGCGCCACGTTGCGGGGCTGCTTTCCACGCCGAGCATCTAGCCAAGGGTGGTGAGTTCGTCACTCATGTTTTCGTTCTCATGTATTTGCTTGGTCCTTTCCTGCCACCCCCTGGTGCTTGA